Proteins encoded in a region of the Pigmentiphaga litoralis genome:
- a CDS encoding ABC transporter ATP-binding protein, with amino-acid sequence MPEHRRRGIYERFESFIDPFRPASEGMPPKSVVRFYWHYLVQVWPLFVVLMVVGLAVALVEVALFGFLGRIVDLAQASTGREFFTEHRNELLWMAFVAMIIRPVVTGLHDLLVHQTISPGLTTMIRWQNHRYVLKQGLSFFHNDFAGRIANRILQTGNALRDSAVQAVDALWHVAIYAVTSLVLFAEADWRLTLPLLFWIVGFTLAMIYFVPRVKERSVISSESRSQLMGRIVDGYTNIGTLKLFAHSHHEEEHAREAMADQTHKAQLAGRVITSMDTVITALNGILITGTTGLALWLWSEDRISLGAITLATGLVIRINNMSSWIMWVINGIFENIGNVQDGINTIARPQTLVDAPDATTLKVNQGRVQFEDIHFHYGKTSGVIGGLSLDIAAGEKIGLIGPSGAGKSTLVNVLLRLYDLQGGRILIDGQDIAKVTQESLRSQIGVVAQDTSLLHRSIRENLLYGRPNATDGDIIKAMRQARADEFIHRLTDNKGNTGLDAYVGERGIKLSGGQRQRIAIARVLLKDAPILVLDEATSALDSEVEAAIQESLDTLMEGKTVIAIAHRLSTIARMDRLVVMEQGKVVEVGTHAELIAKGGLYARLWQHQTGGFMGVD; translated from the coding sequence ATGCCCGAACACCGCCGCCGCGGCATTTACGAACGTTTCGAATCCTTCATCGACCCCTTCCGGCCCGCGTCGGAAGGCATGCCGCCCAAGTCCGTCGTCCGCTTCTACTGGCACTACCTGGTGCAGGTATGGCCGCTGTTTGTCGTGCTGATGGTCGTGGGGCTGGCAGTGGCCCTGGTGGAAGTGGCCCTGTTCGGATTTCTGGGCCGGATCGTGGACCTGGCGCAGGCGTCAACAGGGCGCGAATTCTTTACCGAGCATCGCAACGAACTGCTGTGGATGGCGTTTGTCGCCATGATCATCCGGCCGGTCGTGACGGGTCTCCATGATCTGCTGGTGCACCAGACCATCAGCCCGGGCCTGACCACCATGATCCGATGGCAGAACCATCGGTATGTGCTGAAACAGGGCCTGTCCTTCTTCCACAACGACTTTGCCGGCCGGATTGCCAACCGCATCCTGCAGACGGGCAATGCGCTGCGTGACTCGGCGGTGCAAGCGGTCGACGCCTTGTGGCACGTGGCGATCTACGCCGTCACCTCGCTGGTGCTGTTTGCCGAAGCGGACTGGCGGCTGACCCTGCCGCTGCTGTTCTGGATTGTCGGCTTCACCCTGGCGATGATCTATTTCGTTCCGCGCGTGAAAGAACGATCGGTGATTTCGTCCGAATCCCGCTCGCAGCTGATGGGGCGGATCGTTGACGGCTACACCAATATCGGCACGCTCAAGCTGTTCGCGCACAGCCATCACGAAGAAGAACACGCCCGCGAAGCCATGGCCGACCAGACGCACAAGGCGCAACTGGCGGGCCGCGTCATCACGTCGATGGACACGGTGATCACGGCGCTCAATGGCATCCTGATCACCGGCACGACCGGCCTGGCCTTGTGGCTGTGGAGCGAAGACCGCATTTCGCTGGGTGCAATTACGCTGGCGACCGGGCTGGTGATCCGCATCAACAACATGTCGAGCTGGATCATGTGGGTGATCAACGGCATCTTCGAAAACATCGGCAACGTGCAGGACGGCATCAACACCATCGCGCGGCCGCAAACGCTGGTGGATGCGCCGGATGCGACGACGCTCAAGGTCAACCAGGGACGGGTGCAGTTCGAGGACATCCACTTCCACTACGGCAAGACGTCCGGCGTGATCGGCGGCCTGAGCCTGGACATTGCGGCCGGCGAAAAGATCGGGCTGATCGGCCCGTCGGGCGCGGGCAAGTCGACCCTGGTCAACGTGCTGCTGCGGCTGTACGACCTGCAAGGCGGCCGCATCCTGATCGACGGCCAGGACATCGCCAAGGTCACGCAGGAAAGCCTGCGGTCACAGATCGGCGTGGTCGCGCAGGACACATCCCTGCTGCACCGATCGATCCGCGAAAACCTGTTGTACGGCCGGCCGAATGCTACCGACGGCGACATCATCAAGGCCATGCGGCAGGCGCGCGCCGACGAATTTATCCATCGCCTGACCGACAACAAAGGCAATACCGGCCTGGACGCCTATGTGGGTGAACGCGGGATCAAGCTGTCGGGCGGCCAGCGCCAGCGGATCGCGATTGCACGCGTGCTGCTGAAGGACGCGCCTATCCTGGTGCTGGATGAAGCCACGTCAGCGCTCGATTCCGAAGTCGAAGCCGCCATCCAGGAAAGCCTGGACACGCTGATGGAAGGCAAGACGGTGATCGCGATCGCCCACCGCCTGTCCACCATTGCCCGGATGGATCGGTTGGTGGTGATGGAACAAGGCAAGGTGGTGGAGGTCGGCACGCATGCCGAGCTGATCGCCAAGGGCGGACTGTACGCCCGGCTGTGGCAGCACCAGACCGGCGGCTTCATGGGCGTGGATTGA
- a CDS encoding Gfo/Idh/MocA family protein — translation MTTRQLGIIMHGVTGRMGMNQHLIRSIVAIRNQGGVTLSNGDKVMPDPILIGRNEEKIAALARRHGIERWGTDLDAALANKNDTIFFDAGTTQMRPTLLAKAIRAGKHVYCEKPIATNLNEAVEVCRMAQESGLKHGAVQDKLFLPGLRKLDMLRRSGFFGQMLSVRIEFGYWVFEGDLQPIQRPSWNYRKEDGGGVILDMICHWRYVLDNLFGEVQSVSCLGATHIPKRWDEEGKPYTATADDAAYATLELKGHNGEPVVAQINSSWTTRVRRDDLVTFHVDGTLGSAVAGLTDCRIQSRVTTPRPVWNPDQKQEMDFFDQWQEVPDTEPFDNGFKIQWEHFIRHVVEDAPYRWTLPEGAKGVQLVEAALESWKDRRWVDVPSLGL, via the coding sequence ATGACCACCAGACAACTCGGCATCATCATGCACGGCGTTACCGGCCGCATGGGTATGAATCAGCACCTGATCCGCTCGATCGTTGCGATTCGCAACCAGGGCGGCGTCACGCTCTCGAACGGCGACAAGGTCATGCCCGACCCGATCCTGATCGGCCGCAACGAAGAAAAGATCGCCGCGCTGGCGCGCCGCCATGGCATCGAACGCTGGGGCACCGATCTGGATGCCGCACTGGCCAACAAGAATGACACCATCTTCTTCGACGCTGGCACGACCCAGATGCGCCCTACCCTGCTCGCCAAGGCCATCCGCGCCGGCAAGCACGTGTATTGCGAAAAGCCCATCGCCACCAACCTGAACGAGGCCGTGGAAGTCTGCCGCATGGCGCAGGAATCGGGGCTCAAGCACGGCGCGGTCCAGGACAAGCTGTTCCTGCCAGGCCTGCGCAAGCTCGACATGCTTCGCCGCAGCGGCTTCTTCGGCCAGATGCTGTCGGTACGCATCGAGTTCGGTTACTGGGTGTTCGAAGGCGATCTGCAGCCCATCCAGCGCCCATCGTGGAACTACCGCAAGGAAGACGGCGGCGGCGTGATCCTGGACATGATCTGCCACTGGCGCTATGTGCTGGACAACCTGTTCGGCGAAGTGCAATCCGTGTCGTGCCTGGGCGCGACCCACATCCCGAAACGCTGGGACGAAGAAGGCAAGCCCTACACGGCCACGGCCGATGACGCTGCCTATGCAACGCTGGAACTGAAGGGCCACAACGGCGAACCGGTCGTTGCACAGATCAACAGTTCGTGGACGACCCGCGTGCGCCGCGATGACCTGGTCACCTTCCATGTGGACGGCACGCTCGGATCGGCCGTGGCCGGCCTGACGGACTGCCGCATCCAGTCGCGAGTCACCACGCCGCGTCCGGTGTGGAATCCCGACCAGAAGCAGGAAATGGACTTCTTTGACCAATGGCAGGAAGTGCCCGACACCGAACCGTTCGACAACGGTTTCAAGATCCAGTGGGAACACTTCATTCGCCACGTGGTGGAAGACGCACCCTACCGCTGGACCCTGCCCGAAGGCGCCAAGGGCGTGCAACTGGTCGAAGCCGCGCTGGAAAGCTGGAAAGACCGCCGCTGGGTCGACGTGCCCTCGCTCGGACTGTGA
- a CDS encoding dihydrodipicolinate synthase family protein, whose protein sequence is MATTLTLPDLHGRLTPYTLRDAEPIRASAPTAPFNRIAYSAAHVVADPLAAIDPFLESRIDWDATIAYRQRLWSLGLGVAEAMDTAQRGMGLDWPTSLELIRRSLDAARDVPGALVASGCGTDHLAPEDAKSVDDVIRAYETQMEAIESLGGKLIVMASRALARVATGPADYERVYDRILSQAKQPVVLHWLGSMFDPALAGYWGTDDLDAAMDTALGIIAAHPDKVDGIKISLLDKDKEIAMRRRLLPGVRMYTGDDFNYAELIAGDNEGASPNHGQSDALLGIFDAIAPAASAALQALAVGDTDRFHAILAPTVPLSRHIFKAPTRYYKTGVVFMAWLGGHQRHFTMVGGQQSARSLPHFAELFRLADAAGLLERPDLAVHRMKLLLAQHGVE, encoded by the coding sequence ATGGCGACCACCCTCACCCTTCCCGACCTGCATGGGCGGTTGACGCCCTACACCCTGCGCGACGCCGAACCCATCCGCGCGTCGGCGCCCACCGCGCCCTTCAATCGAATCGCCTATTCGGCTGCGCACGTAGTGGCCGACCCGCTGGCCGCCATCGATCCTTTCCTTGAAAGCCGCATCGATTGGGACGCGACGATTGCCTATCGCCAGCGGCTGTGGTCGCTGGGCCTGGGCGTGGCCGAAGCCATGGACACCGCGCAGCGCGGCATGGGCCTGGACTGGCCGACGTCGCTGGAACTGATCCGGCGGTCGCTCGACGCAGCCAGGGACGTGCCCGGCGCGCTCGTGGCATCGGGCTGCGGCACCGACCACCTGGCGCCGGAAGACGCCAAGTCCGTCGACGATGTCATCCGTGCCTATGAAACGCAGATGGAAGCGATCGAATCTCTGGGTGGCAAGCTGATCGTCATGGCCAGCCGCGCGCTGGCACGGGTCGCCACCGGACCGGCGGATTATGAACGGGTCTACGACCGCATCCTGTCACAGGCGAAGCAGCCGGTCGTGCTGCACTGGCTGGGCAGCATGTTCGATCCGGCCCTGGCCGGCTACTGGGGCACCGATGATCTGGACGCCGCCATGGACACGGCGCTTGGCATCATTGCCGCGCATCCGGACAAGGTGGACGGCATCAAGATTTCCCTGCTCGACAAAGACAAGGAAATCGCCATGCGGCGCCGCCTGCTGCCCGGCGTGCGCATGTACACCGGTGACGATTTCAACTATGCCGAATTGATTGCGGGTGACAACGAAGGAGCGTCGCCCAACCACGGTCAGAGCGATGCGCTGCTCGGCATTTTCGATGCCATCGCTCCTGCCGCCAGCGCCGCGTTGCAAGCCCTGGCCGTGGGCGACACCGACCGCTTCCACGCAATCCTGGCGCCTACCGTGCCGCTGTCTCGCCACATCTTCAAGGCCCCTACCCGTTACTACAAGACGGGCGTGGTCTTCATGGCCTGGCTGGGCGGGCATCAGCGCCATTTCACGATGGTGGGTGGCCAGCAAAGCGCGCGGTCCCTGCCGCACTTTGCCGAACTGTTCCGCCTGGCCGACGCCGCCGGTTTGCTGGAACGGCCGGACCTGGCGGTGCACCGGATGAAGCTGCTGCTGGCCCAGCACGGCGTCGAATAA
- a CDS encoding amidohydrolase family protein → MRQLDSYAHILPRAYFDRMADMAKDKGAIKRWLTIPVLYDLDARLKMMDGHPDYQQILTLSNPPIELVAGPDQSPEMARLANDEMAKIRDAHPDKFPAFVASLPMNNVPAALEEMDRAINVLGARGIQVFTNVNGRPLDDPEFWPIFERAVSHHDVPVWMHPVRGANMSDYLTETKSKFEIWWTFGWPYETSAAMTRMVFSGFFDKLPTLKVITHHMGAMIPFFDGRVGPGLDQFGSRTSDEDYEGLLKSMPKRPIDYFKMFYADTALAGGSAGIRCGLEFFSADHVLFATDCPFDPEGGPMFLRTIPEAIDSLDLSEDDREGIYFKNALRMLKMPCDC, encoded by the coding sequence ATGAGACAACTCGACAGCTACGCGCACATTCTGCCGCGCGCCTATTTCGACCGCATGGCCGACATGGCCAAGGACAAGGGCGCGATCAAACGCTGGCTGACCATCCCGGTGCTGTATGACCTGGATGCCCGGCTGAAGATGATGGACGGACACCCCGACTATCAGCAGATCCTGACGCTGTCGAACCCGCCGATCGAACTCGTTGCCGGGCCGGATCAGTCGCCTGAGATGGCAAGGCTGGCCAACGACGAAATGGCCAAGATTCGCGATGCGCATCCGGACAAATTCCCGGCGTTCGTTGCGTCCCTGCCGATGAACAATGTGCCTGCCGCGCTGGAAGAAATGGACCGCGCGATCAACGTGCTGGGCGCGCGCGGCATCCAGGTGTTTACCAACGTCAATGGCCGGCCACTGGATGATCCGGAATTCTGGCCGATCTTTGAACGCGCGGTGTCGCATCACGACGTGCCTGTCTGGATGCATCCTGTGCGCGGCGCCAACATGTCCGACTACCTGACCGAGACCAAGTCGAAGTTCGAAATCTGGTGGACGTTCGGGTGGCCCTATGAAACCAGCGCCGCCATGACACGCATGGTGTTCTCGGGATTCTTCGACAAGCTGCCAACCCTGAAGGTGATCACGCACCACATGGGCGCCATGATTCCGTTCTTTGACGGGCGGGTCGGGCCTGGGCTGGACCAGTTCGGCAGCCGCACGTCCGATGAAGACTACGAAGGACTGCTCAAGTCAATGCCAAAGCGGCCGATCGACTACTTCAAGATGTTCTATGCCGACACGGCGCTGGCGGGCGGTAGCGCCGGCATCCGCTGCGGCCTGGAATTCTTCAGTGCCGACCATGTGCTGTTTGCGACCGATTGCCCCTTCGATCCGGAGGGGGGACCGATGTTCCTGCGCACGATTCCCGAAGCGATCGACAGCCTGGATTTGTCGGAAGACGACCGGGAAGGGATCTATTTCAAGAACGCGCTGCGCATGTTGAAGATGCCCTGCGACTGCTGA